A DNA window from Drosophila pseudoobscura strain MV-25-SWS-2005 chromosome 2, UCI_Dpse_MV25, whole genome shotgun sequence contains the following coding sequences:
- the LOC6897433 gene encoding uncharacterized protein, whose translation MQKSQRGLCWMLFLLGSLILTLTLAFSYWMFVPREVHLWSLISRNYTGPEEKFSILPGMVPEGLKLKHGPPFVYQILH comes from the coding sequence ATGCAGAAGTCACAACGTGGTCTGTGCTGGatgctgtttttgttgggcTCTCTGATCCTCACCTTAACGCTGGCCTTCAGTTACTGGATGTTTGTTCCACGGGAGGTGCACTTATGGTCGCTGATTTCGCGCAATTACACCGGGCCAGAAGAAAAGTTCTCCATACTCCCGGGAATGGTGCCAGAGGGACTCAAGCTGAAGCACGGGCCGCCCTTCGTCTACCAGATATTACATTAG
- the Sys1 gene encoding protein SYS1 homolog, whose amino-acid sequence MKGGTFRNTQWDPTLLTAQIISMQFCVYFTLGLLVFVANKLSGDNYTLDHLFEYREIHIYDLGGKLVICAFVVNAFMASLALWCIVRRAKLCLDFSCTFHVLHLLICWWYNRSFPANASWWLLNVITGTIMCIGGEFLCLQTEMKEIPVGYAALNQKSDV is encoded by the exons ATGAAAGGCGGAACGTTTCGCAACACGCAATGGGACCCCACGCTGCTGACCGCCCAAATCATTTCGATGCAGTTCTGCGTGTACTTCACACTTGGCCTCCTTGTGTTTGTAGCCAACAAGTTGTCTGGCGACAACTACACACTGGACCATCTATTCGAATATCGT GAAATACACATATACGACCTAGGCGGCAAGCTGGTCATTTGCGCCTTTGTCGTAAATGCGTTTATGGCTTCGCTGGCTCTGTGGTGCATAGTAAGACGTGCGAAGCTGTGTCTGGACTTCAG TTGCACCTTTCATGTCCTGCACTTGCTAATTTGCTGGTGGTACAATCGTTCATTCCCCGCGAACGCGTCCTGGTGGCTGCTAAACGTCATAACAGGAACCATTATGTGCATAGGCGGGGAGTTTCTCTGTCTTCAAACCGAAATGAAAGAGATTCCAGTGGGCTATGCTGCTCTCAACCAGAAGTCGGACGTTTGA
- the Dhod gene encoding dihydroorotate dehydrogenase (quinone), mitochondrial has product MEKSKKFSRMRSLGIVTTGATALLMGITAYNNKDRFFRTFIMPAVRLLPAEASHNLAVMACKYRVYPASQYQDDINLNTQFFGRLLSNPIGIAAGFDKNAEAVDGLKDLGFGFVEVGTVTPTAQEGNPKPRVFRLSEDKAIINRYGFNSDGHEAVLQRLSESRKKENFNAIVGVNLGRNRNTMTPVADYVQGVRLFGPVADYLVINVSSPNTKGLRDMQSKEKLTELLEQVNEARSRLESNRNVPILLKLSPDLEISDMSDIVDVIKRKKSRVDGLIVANTTVSRDNLHDAKWTAEAGGLSGEPLRARSTEMIAQMYQLTNGKVPIIGVGGVSSGYDAYQKFEAGASYVQIYTALVYEGPYLVEQIKDELSKLITQRGHSNIQSVVGTNSKFYLPK; this is encoded by the exons ATGGAGAAATCTAAGAAATTT AGTCGCATGCGCTCGCTGGGAATTGTTACAACAGGGGCCACCGCCTTGCTTATGGGTATTACGGCGTATAACAACAAGGACCGGTTTTTCCGCACGTTTATAATGCCGGCCGTGCGTCTTCTGCCCGCAGAGGCCAGCCACAACTTGGCTGTGATGGCATGCAAGTATCGCGTCTATCCAGCCTCCCAATACCAAGATGACATCAATCTGAATACCCAGTTTTTTGGTCGCCTGCTGAGCAATCCGATTGGTATCGCCGCTGGGTTTGACAAGAATGCCGAGGCCGTTGACGGCCTGAAAGATCTaggctttggctttgttgAGGTAGGAACTGTCACGCCCACAGCTCAGGAGGGAAATCCGAAGCCTCGAGTGTTCCGCCTGTCCGAGGACAAAGCCATTATAAATCGTTATGGATTTAACAGCGATGGCCATGAAGCAGTTCTCCAGCGGCTTAGTGAGTCGCGTAAAAAGGAGAATTTTAATGCCATAGTGGGCGTAAACTTGGGACGCAATCGAAACACCATGACCCCAGTCGCTGACTACGTACAGGGAGTCAGGTTGTTTGGTCCCGTGGCGGATTACCTAGTAATCAACGTTAGCAGTCCCAATACGAAAGGACTGAGGGATATGCAGAGCAAGGAGAAGCTAACCGAATTGCTGGAACAAGTAAACGAGGCACGGTCGCGTCTGGAAAGTAATCGTAATGTGCCGATCTTGCTAAAGCTTTCGCCCGACCTAGAGATCTCTGACATGAGCGACATAGTAGACGTCATTAAGCGGAAAAAGAGTCGCGTGGATGGTCTCATTGTGGCTAATACGACAGTGTCGCGCGACAATCTGCACGACGCAAAGTGGACCGCCGAGGCAGGCGGGTTGAGCGGAGAGCCGCTGAGAGCCCGTTCCACAGAAATGATTGCCCAGATGTACCAGCTCACCAACGGTAAAGTTCCCATAATTGGCGTCGGCGGTGTCTCATCTGGGTATGACGCGTACCAGAAGTTTGAGGCGGGAGCTTCTTACGTCCAAATCTATACGGCCCTGGTCTACGAGGGCCCTTATCTCGTTGAGCAGATCAAGGACGAACTCTCGAAACTAATCACCCAACGAGGACATTCCAATATACAGTCGGTGGTTGGGACTAACTCAAAGTTCTACCTACCCAAGTAA
- the SLIRP2 gene encoding SRA stem-loop-interacting RNA-binding protein, mitochondrial, which produces MSSGFARSSYKLFVGNLPWTISSKELKTYFSRYGHVANAEVVFDKQQGLSKYYGFVVFSQRDAYNSASNQNTHFLEGRVLNVQRANESQ; this is translated from the coding sequence ATGTCCAGCGGATTTGCACGAAGCTCGTACAAGTTGTTTGTGGGCAACCTGCCGTGGACTATCAGCAGCAAGGAGTTGAAAACTTACTTCTCCCGCTACGGACACGTGGCCAATGCAGAAGTGGTCTTCGACAAGCAGCAGGGTCTGTCAAAGTATTACGGATTCGTGGTCTTTAGCCAGCGCGATGCTTACAACAGCGCCAGCAATCAGAACACCCACTTCCTAGAGGGCAGAGTACTCAATGTGCAGCGCGCAAACGAAAGCCAATAA
- the Mkk4 gene encoding dual specificity mitogen-activated protein kinase kinase 4 codes for MAERPKNLFATGPSRSRNPPDQLSLNNLSIRHPPSSTSSTSSGSTSSGSSSSSQHNNVALRFSAQPPIVTSSGAGGGGGPAPASISSSSSSTATDRHRERIRQQACGKLQFGEGAANTHQFTSDDLEDEGEIGRGAFGAVNKMIFKKLDKVMAVKRIRSTVDEKEQKQLLMDLEVVMKSNECIYIVQFYGALFKEGDCWICMELMDTSLDKFYKYIFEKQHRHLPESILAKITVATVNALNYLKEELKIIHRDVKPSNILLHRRGDIKLCDFGISGQLVDSIAKTKDAGCRPYMAPERIDPERAKGYDVRSDVWSLGITLMEVATGNFPYRKWDSVFEQLCQVVQGEPPRLMTSYNGMEFSKEFVEFVNTCLIKKESDRPKYSRLLEMPFIRRGETSHTDVAVYVADILESMENDGITQFTANQQAES; via the exons ATGGCCGAGCGACCgaaaaatttgtttgcaa CTGGACCCAGTCGTTCGCGCAACCCTCCCGATCAGCTCAGTCTGAACAACCTAAGCATTCGCCATCCGCCCTCGTCAACCTCGTCGACTTCGTCCGGGTCTACATCTTCAGGCTCCAGTTCCTCATCTCAACATAATAATGTGGCGCTGCGATTTAGTGCCCAGCCCCCAATAGTCACCAGCAGTGGCGCCGGTGGTGGAGGTGGGCCTGCGCCGGCTTCAatcagcagtagcagcagcagcactgctACAGACCGCCATCGGGAGCGTATACGCCAGCAGGCCTGTGGCAAGCTTCAGTTTGGCGAGGGTGCTGCGAACACACATCAGTTTACGTCAGATGATCTCGAGGACGAGGGTGAGATAGGGCGCGGAGCCTTTGGTGCAGTCAATAAGATGATATTCAAGAAGTTGGATAAGGTTATGGCAGTAAAACGCATCCGTTCTACCGTCGACGAAAAGGAACAAAAGCAGCTGCTTATGGATCTCGAAGTGGTAATGAAGTCCAATGAATGCATCTACATTGTTCAGTTCTATGGAGCGCTCTTCAAAGAGGGCGATTGCTGGATATGCATGGAACTGATGGATACGTCGTTGGACAAATTCTACAAGTACATATTCGAGAAACAGCATCGTCACTTACCAGAGTCTATCCTCGCCAAAATCACAGTTGCCACGGTGAATGCGTTGAACTATTTGAAGGAGGAGCTGAAGATAATACATCGGGATGTAAAACCCAGCAACATTCTACTGCATCGCCGAGGCGACATCAAGCTGTGTGATTTTGGGATTTCAGGCCAATTAGTTGACTCTATAGCGAAGACCAAGGATGCGGGCTGCAGGCCCTACATGGCG CCGGAGCGCATCGATCCAGAACGTGCCAAGGGCTACGATGTGCGAAGCGATGTTTGGTCCTTGGGAATCACTTTGATGGAGGTGGCGACAGGTAATTTTCCATATCGGAAATGGGACTCGGTGTTTGAGCAGCTGTGCCAG GTTGTTCAAGGCGAACCGCCGAGACTAATGACCTCTTATAATGGCATGGAGTTCTCCAAAGAGTTTGTAGAATTTGTCAATACTTG CCTGATTAAAAAGGAGAGCGACAGGCCCAAGTATAGCCGACTGCTGGAGATGCCCTTCATACGTCGTGGCGAAACGAGCCACACCGATGTGGCAGTTTACGTGGCAGACATCCTCGAGTCCATGGAAAACGATGGCATCACGCAGTTCACGGCCAACCAGCAGGCGGAGAGTTAA
- the Cyp313b1 gene encoding probable cytochrome P450 313b1 has protein sequence MLLGTCIILAIWLLLVWTYFLWTRRRYYKAAWQLKGPIGWPLIGMGLQMMNTETFLQYMDKLSHKFKAPFVSWMGTSCFLYVNDPQTVEQVFNSNHCTNKGDFYRFLSSAIGDGLFTSSAPRWHKHRRLINPAFGRQILCNFLPIFNAEAEVLLLKLDLEGVQHGKELEIYQILKKIVLEAACQTTMGRKMNFQHDGSAAIFEAYNGLTEVCVKRMLSPWLYPELIYRRSRLFVQQTKVVGVLRGFVEQLLSPIVSVVDLDTSKEPLQQESKSKSKSIFIEQVREHVERGQLSWQDVRDEANVTIAATFETTSTALYFTILCLAMHPTYQEKLHKELVAELPPNGNISLDQLERLSYTEMAINEAMRLFAPVPMVLRSAAQDFPLRRDDGDFLIPRGTQIGIDIYNMQRDERVWGPLARTYNPDAHFGPEAPSRHAFAFVPFTKGLRMCIGYRYAQMLMKLLLAKIFRSYRIITEARLDQLLVKGNISLKLSNYPLCRVKRR, from the exons ATGCTGCTCGGCACCTGCATCATTCTAGCCATCTGGTTGCTTCTGGTTTGGACGTACTTTTTGTGGACCCGACGACGGTACTACAAGGCCGCCTGGCAGCTAAAGGGACCTATCGGCTGGCCTTTAATCGGCATGGGGCTGCAAATGATGAATACCGAGA CCTTTCTGCAGTACATGGATAAACTGTCGCACAAGTTCAAAGCACCCTTCGTCTCCTGGATGGGAACCAGTTGCTTTCTCTACGTCAACGACCCACAAACTGTGGAGCAAGTCTTTAACTCGAACCACTGCACCAACAAGGGAGACTTCTACCGCTTCCTGAGCTCGGCGATAGGCGATGGACTGTTCACATCTAGCGCTCCTCGCTGGCACAAGCATCGTCGACTCATCAACCCTGCGTTTGGACGTCAGATCCTCTGCAACTTTTTGCCCATTTTTAATGCCGAGGCGGAGGTTCTGCTGCTGAAGCTGGATCTGGAGGGTGTACAGCATGGCAAGGAATTGGAGATATATCAGATCTTGAAGAAGATTGTACTGGAAGCGGCATGTC AGACAACCATGGGCAGGAAAATGAATTTCCAGCATGACGGTTCTGCGGCAATATTCGAGGCTTACAATGG ATTGACGGAGGTGTGTGTCAAGCGAATGCTGTCGCCCTGGCTCTATCCGGAACTCATTTATCGACGCTCGCGACTCTTTGTCCAACAGACGAAGGTTGTCGGCGTTCTCCGTGGGTTTGTGGAGCAG CTGCTGTCCCCGATTGTCTCGGTTGTGGATCTCGACACCTCCAAGGAGCCATTGCAACAGGAGTCGAAGAGTAAATCGAAGTCAATTTTTATTGAACAGGTGAGGGAGCATGTGGAGCGTGGACAACTAAGTTGGCAGGATGTCAGAGATGAGGCCAATGTCACCATTGCAGCG ACCTTTGAGACCACATCAACGGCTCTCTACTTCACCATACTCTGCCTGGCCATGCATCCGACCTACCAGGAGAAGCTACATAAGGAGCTAGTGGCGGAACTTCCGCCTAACGGAAACATTTCCTTGGATCAGTTGGAGCGCCTCTCCTACACAGAAATGGCAATCAACGAGGCCATGCGGCTTTTTGCACCCGTTCCCATGGTCCTTCGCTCCGCAGCTCAGGATTTCCCTCTCCGTCGCGATGACGGCGATTTTCTAATCCCACGCGGCACCCAGATCGGGATCGACATCTACAATATGCAGCGGGACGAACGGGTGTGGGGACCACTGGCCCGCACCTACAATCCGGACGCACATTTCGGACCCGAGGCACCTTCCCGTCatgcctttgcttttgtgcCATTTACCAAGGGTCTGCGCATGTGCATCGGTTACCGGTATGCTCAGATGCTGATGAagttgctgctggccaagatATTTCGGAGCTATCGCATCATCACAGAGGCCCGGCTGGATCAGCTCCTGGTCAAGGGAAATATATCGCTCAAATTGAGTAACTATCCCCTGTGCCGGGTGAAGCGAAGGTAA
- the Or85e gene encoding putative odorant receptor 85e, translated as MASLQFHGNIDADTRYDATLDPAREPELFRLLMGLQLAMGMNPSPRLPSWWPTWLRPVGGLMAKAYCSMVILTSLHLGLLFTKTTLDVLPTGELQAITDALTMTIIYFFTAYANIYWCVRSQRLLAFMDHINREYRHHSLAGVTFVSSHAAHRWSRSFTTIWILSCLVGVITWGVSPLMLGIRTLPLTCWYPFDALSPGTYTAVYATQLFGQISVGVTFGFGGSLFVTLCLLLLAQFDVLFCSLKNLDAHSKLLSGETIAGLGLLQRELLQGAFTRELNQYAVLQEHATDLLRISAESQNLAQVKVFHSALVECVRLHRFILYCCAELENLFSPYCLVKSMQITLQLCLLVFVGVSGTREFLRIVNQIQYLALTLFELLMFTYCGELLSRHSVRSGEAFWRGGWWKHAHLLRQDVLIFLVNSRRAVYVTAGKFYVMDVNRLRSVITQAFSFLTLLQKLAAKKATMEA; from the exons ATGGCAAGTCTTCAGTTCCACGGCAATATTGATGCGGACACCAGGTACGATGCGACGCTGGATCCTGCCCGTGAGCCCGAATTGTTCCGACTGCTGATGGGACTGCAGCTGGCGATGGGAATGAACCCATCTCCGAGATTGCCCAGTTGGTGGCCCACTTGGCTGCGGCCAGTGGGCGGGCTAATGGCCAAGGCCTACTGCTCGATGGTAATCCTCACCTCGCTCCACTTGGGTCTGCTGTTCACGAAAACCACATTGGACGTTCTGCCAACGGGCGAGCTGCAGGCCATAACGGATGCCTTGACTATGACCATTATATACTTCTTTACGGCCTACGCAAACATATACTGGTGCGTGCGGTCGCAGCGATTGTTGGCCTTCATGGACCATATCAATAGGGAGTATCGACATCACTCGCTCGCAGGCGTTACTTTTGTGAGTAGCCACGCTGCCCACAGGTGGTCCCGGAGCTTTACGACCATATGGATCCTGTCCTGCCTGGTGGGTGTGATCACCTGGGGCGTGTCCCCACTGATGCTGGGCATACGGACTCTTCCCCTGACCTGCTGGTATCCTTTCGACGCCCTGTCCCCAGGTACTTACACGGCGGTGTATGCCACTCAGCTATTTGGACAAATTTCGGTGGGAGTCACATTCGGCTTTGGTGGCTCCCTGTTTGTTACtctgtgcctgctgctgctggcccagTTCGATGTGCTCTTCTGCAGCCTAAAGAACTTAGATGCGCACTCAAAGCTGCTCTCAGGCGAGACGATCGCGGGGCTAGG CCTGCTGCAAAGAGAGCTGCTCCAGGGCGCATTTACAAGAGAGCTGAATCAATATGCTGTGCTTCAGGAGCATGCCACAGATCTCCTAAGAATCTCAGCTGAATCACAAAATCTTGCGCAAGTTAAAGTATTTCATAGCGCACTCGTAGAGTGTGTGCGACTGCACCGCTTCATCCTGTACTGCTGCGCGGAACTGGAGAACCTTTTTAGCCCGTACTGCCTGGTAAAGTCTATGCAGATCACACTACAGCTTTGTCTGCTTGTGTTCGTCGGCGTGTCTGGCACGCGGGAGTTCTTGCGCATCGTCAACCAGATCCAGTATCTGGCGCTTACCCTCTTCGAACTGCTGATGTTCACCTATTGCGGAGAGTTGCTCAGTCGGCACAGTGTCCGATCCGGAGAGGCCTTCTGGAGGGGCGGATGGTGGAAGCACGCCCACCTCTTGCGCCAAGACGTCCTGATCTTTCTCGTTAACAGTCGTCGGGCAGTGTATGTCACAGCTGGAAAATTCTATGTGATGGATGTGAATCGGTTGAGATCG GTTATAACGCAAGCCTTCAGTTTCCTGACTCTTCTCCAGAAGTTGGCCGCCAAGAAAGCCACAATGGAGGCCTAA